TCCGCAAGCAGGAAACCACAGTGAGAATCTCACGCTCTCACGCTCTCACCTATTTTCAAATCAATCGTGGAATTATGTTCATTTGTCAGTTGTCGTTTTGCTGTTGAGATTATTCATTTTTGGTACGAATAAGCAAATATCATAATTAGCTAGCTTAGCAATAAAACTACAGCGTTGTTTTGTTCTGGGCGTGCTTGTCTGGCACAGTGTTTGATGGAATAATTAATGCTTAATTGATTATTACCATGATTTGCATAAAatcgtcaaaaaaaaaaactactgcgGCGCTATAAACtaaaatcaatcgaaaaacGATCGCGGAAGATCCCCACTAACCATTGATCGGAAGCGTGCGGCTTGAATACCTTCGAGCGTGAGCTTCAAACTAAGCACCGTTTGCTAAATTCTCTTGAGCGAACGACTtaattttcctgttttttatttgcccaATCCTGCATGTCGTCCTGCGAACCTCACTACGTCATCAGTTTACTGAAACGTGAACCACATTCAACGAACGATTCGGTTCGGTTTTCAATACAAGCACAATCACAGACAACCGCCCTAACCGCGTGCTTCAATATTGACCGTAAGCACATTGTTCTAAAAGCGAAAGCCAACAAAGCGTGCAGAACGGGCGTTGTAGTTTGAACTGGACCGTGTTgaagaagacaaaacaaaaatcccgCAATGATCCCGACCGTTTCGAGACGCCACCGAGCGAACGGACCGAGAAGAGATGCGACACCAACGCCACACCACACTAGAGCCCGGATGACCGGGCTGTTGGTACAAACTGTTATCACATTCCGCTTACCAAACCGCTGCTTCACTTCAACCCTCTGATATGCGACCGACCGTCTTTCGGCGGGGCATAAACCACAGGCACGAACCGTCAAATACACACATCGAACTCACGAACCCCCACACGAGCGCACGGTTGTGTGTGgggaatataaaaattatatcAGAACCCAGCGGGACCCGCTATTGTCGTTCCGCCGTCAGCTGAGTgaggtcgtcgtcgtcgtcgtctccGTCGTGGTACCATGGTGAAACAAGTGCTGCTGCCGGAACCGCGCTAGTAGTTGCCACACATCCGCACGAAAACAAAGCAAGTGGTTAGCCTGGGGATCAATTTGGCTGGCGAAGAAATCCACCCTCAAACAGGTGCTGCAGTGTGCAGAATAATAGTGAACACGTGTGTGCTAGATCCCACGCAACAAAAATCACGACAGTGCTCGGGAGATCATGTGCGATCGAAAAGTGTTGAAGGTCGTGTGAGCCTATTTAGAGAGGTGGGCTCCCTTTTTGCTATCAGTGTCCAAATTATCTGCGGTATTTCCCCCAATCCGGACGATTGTTTTAACTCTGCTCGGCGCAGCAAAATGACGAGCTACATCGAAGTGAGCATACACTCGGAACCGGAAGATGACGATCATCACGATCTGTCCGATCTCGAGCTGCAACAGTGTAATAGCAGCGGCAGCCGCCAACACCTGCTACAAAGCATCACAAATGTAAGCAAACCCCAACAATCCAGAGGGGGGCCGGCCAGAGGGAGAGTTTAAGCTTAGCTGAAGAACCACTATCTAATCGAAAGTGGCCTATCGTGATACTTAACCCCCCACCAACCCTCTTCTCGTGATCATAACGTGCCATCAATAAGGCAGGGGGGGTGTATGATAGGGCGACAGCCAATTCATACACAATTGACAAGTGataagtgaaacaaaaaaaaatagattacaagaaagagagaaaaaaaacaatcaagtCTCGCAATCGTGTAAAACCTCGTGTTTGTTTACGTGTGTGTATCTTCCAGGCGTCCCAATTTGTAGTAGCATAGCGTAGCCAAAacaccgaacgaacgataatGAACCAAAATGTCACTATTATGTACGAACAATTTGGAGCCCACGGCGTTAGAGAGTGgagtttatgtgtgtgtgtctgaatTTACAAACGAAGCACATCGAAGagtgggtggtggtgttgtggggATGGAATTACCCCCCTCACGTTCAGCTGGGTGCGTGATAAACCTTTGGTTGAGGTTGAAGTGTTACCCTCTTAGGCGTTCCATTGAAATTATTCGCCTTATAATGCATCGGTGGTAACGCGATCATTAGAGGCAGCATGAGGGAATTAGGAATGAGAGCTGCTGTAAACTAACGGTTGGCGTTTTGATTTTGGGATTGTAAGGGCAGTCTTACATATGGGGTCTTATAGCAATTGATGGAAGAACTAAACCACGTCGTGGTTGTTGATGTTCCTCTAACGATAAGAGACGTTTTTAACCACATTTATGAGGTTTTtggaatgtttatttttcccatGTAAAGCTTGGTTCATGTAGAAAGAGGGCACTTGGTAACTAATGTAGCTTGTTTATACTGTTATTCCAATTTAAATGCTTTCTAAAAATGATAGAAAAGTACATAAAATGAAAGGAGTTCTTAGACTACCATCAAACCTGCCGTTTTGACCAGTAAATTCCACCAATTCTACATTCGTCCTTGGTTACTGCTTCCCTTTTCCCCTATTTCTGATCCATTATCGCTTAATATCTTTCTCTATTGGGCGGCAGCAATTTGGTGGATTTGAATGTTTTGGGATAAACTTAACTGCATTCTTGATATACTATTGTAGTATCCAGCCAATACAGGACTTAAGCATATCGTgagaacttattataaacgGTGTTGAGTAAACAAACAGTAAAACTGTTCCTACTATCATTGCAACAAAGTGCTGCAATTGTAAATGAACTTGCTCTAATGAAATTTCAGAATTTCAAAGCAAACCACACGCCGAAGATCACACTCTTCGAGGAGCGTCGATCGCTCAACCCATGCTTCGTTGCCAACGCTCACGCGCGTTTACTCTGTGATGTCCTTGATTGGGAATTGGTAAACAAATGAGCGAATAAAGAAGATAAAACGCGAGCTACTTCAACATCTTTTGCCGGCTCGGCGCAACCTCACACAGAAAGAAGAGTGCCAAAATTATCACCAATTTCCGCCAGCCCCTGCTGCGGGAGTAGGGAATACAACCGATCCTTCCCGCTTACACGGCACGGAGTTGGTAACAGCAGACGATTACACAGACGTTCCTATCTTTCTCCGGCGTCATCAACACCGGCAAGACGTAAAAGAGAGTCCCCCAATCGCTGGTGACGATGCCCCTGGAGATTAATTTACAAGTGGAGCACACTGGCTTGCGTACCTTTCGAAGATCAGGTTACGATCAGGAGCTACGATCAAACTACGTCAAAGCAAGGCGTATCACAACAGTTAGGGACCACCATTGGGACATTGGAAAAAACAAGACCACGGTCAACAATTAGCCCTGACCGTCATCCTGCATATATCTATGGAAGGGCGCATTAACTGCTTTCATCCGGAAATTGGGCAAACCTGCCTTCAGATCACAATTCCATTGTGGAATTGCCAAGTCACGCGTTTTGTCCCAGTGTCACACTGTGTGCTAATTGGAGACCACTCCTCAAGCTCCTGTGTGTGCCAAACGTTTAATGCGTGTACTTACACAATTCATCTCCAATCTGCTATTAGTCGACACGATTAGCACCATATCTCACCGGATGTTGTTCTGGGCTTTTTATAAAACGACCACGCTATGCATGTGTGTCTTCGGAATTTCTAGCCATCATCTCGAGTGCGTCATTGATAATGGTTTTGGAAAACTAATCTAAATTTATTCTGCAGCTTTCCAAACCCGACTGTCTCTTCACATCGGCAGCACAATCGTCCAACGAGTCCTATGGCAAGGCAGAGAAGCGAAAGCTTATGTGGGCCACACTGTTTACGGTAGCGTTTATGGTAAGGAAGAGTGTTACTTACGAATATTTGCACAATATCTATTCCTGTCTCATCAAATCAACTTTCTTTCTCAATGGCAGACAGCAGAATTCGTTGGGGGATACCTGTCCGGCAGCTTAGCGATCATGACGGACGCGGCCCACCTGCTTTCGGATTGCATCAGCTTCGTGATTGCGATCATTTCGATCTGGATCTCGAACCGACCGGCCGACGCCCGGATGTCCTTTGGCTATCGGCGGGTCGAGGTGCTCGGTGCACTGCTGTCCATCTTCGGCATCTGGGCCCTGACCGCCGTGCTGGTGGTCATGTCCGCCAATCGACTGATCGAGGGAGATTACGAGATCGACGCCGATACGATGATCATTGTGGCGATCCTGGGCGTCGTAATGAATATTGCGTAAGTGTTGTGATCCACTGACGGGGTGGCGCTCTTATACTCATTACTACTAATCCCACCGACAGGACGGCATTCATTCTACACGGGTCCTGCAGTGTGGTGccacacagccacagccacGGTCACAGCCATGGCGGACATGGTCATCATTCGCACAGCCATTCCCACGGCCACAGTCACATTTCTCGGCCACGGTCGAAAACTCCTCAGCTTATCGCAACACGCCTCTCACTGTCAAGGTCCTGCTCGCCGCTACCACGTCGGATGCTTCGCGCCCAATCGTGCGATGAGAAAAAGTGCGACAAGCTCGAACAGCTCGTCATCCCGAACTATCCACCGAGCCCGCAGACAGGGAGTCCACTATCGTCGCGTCAAAACAGCCGGCACAACTCGTTCGCCCTCACCGATCACAAACAGCGGCCAAGTCTGGACACGATTCTCACCAACGCACGGCTGAAGCTGCACAAGGAAAGCGTTCGACATCGGATGAGCATCGACGCTGGGTTGAACTCGCCCGATCTGATCAGCTCGAGCAAGCTGGCGTACTCGCGGATCAGCACCGATCCGGAATCTTCCACCCGGGGGCACAGTGAGGATGAGGAGCGCGGAGGCGACCGGTTGGATGCATCCTTTCCAGAGCTTCATGcgcatcatcgtcatcatcatcatcaggagCAGCATTGTGCGGAGGACGTGGTGCAGGATGACAGCAGTAATCTGAACGTTCGAGCGGCCATCATTCACGTGATCGGCGATTTCATACAAAGCATTGGCGTGCTGGTAGCTGCAATAGTGATCAAATTTGCGGTAAGTGTTGAGCTTTATTCGAATGCCCGGTTCTTCGGAGTGTACTTACGCGTCCCGGTTCTTCGTCGTCCACAGCCTCACTTGAAAGCGTTCGATCCGATCTGTACGTTCGTGTTTTCGCTGATCGTGCTCGTCACGACGGTTCGTATCTTCCGCGATTCGATGCGCATACTGGTGGATGCCGTACCCGTGGACGTGTCGCTTGAGCGGCTCTCCGCCGAGCTGGCCTACATCGAGGGCGTTAAGATGGTGCACGATCTGCGGGTGTGGAGCGTTTCGACCGCGTGGAATGTGATGACGGTGCATCTGATGATCGGTACGTATTTGGGAGGGCGTTTTTCGCTTCATTCCATGAGCAAGCAATTTAGCATGTCTTTTTTCTCCCATCTTTCCACCAGATCCGTTAGCGAACGCTTCGGAAATTCTTGCCACGGCGGATCACATCGCGCGGCACGATTTCCGCATCAAGCACAGCACGGTGCAGATCGAGAAGATGCACTTTTAGAAAAGGTGATCACCATCTTCGCCTGCCaacacatcaacacacacacacacacaattgtgATTTCACAGCCCTGCCGCCGTCCGTGCAAGAAGCGATCCTCAATACTTTCTGGTCACTGCACAAATGCGCTGTGTTAATAGGTTTTAAAAAAGGTCGCAGTCACTTCCAGTCTATAAGAACAAGTCATCGTTAGGGATTTAAGCAAAAAAGGCTAAATAAAAGTTAGTTTTAAACATTGAGTGAACAAATAAACGACGTAATGTTTGAACGatttatttaaatcaattcGATTTTGACGCATTTATAGTTTTGCTGACATCTACACATAAGCCAAACAGAAAAGGAACCGATTTATATACTTTAAATATGTGTTACACGTTTCCCTCGAGActctgttgtgtgtgtgtgtgtgtttgtgtgtctagAGCACCATAACCGGCTTCATCATATCAAGCGCGCAGCTAGAAAGCTGCAGCATATACTAATCCTAAATACGTGTTTTGACCTTGCCCCACTCCCAAGCGGGAGTGCTCTTCAAATGTGTTTCTGGTGTGtgaggagggttttttttttattacattaaaatAGGTAATTTTTGCTTCAAAAGTTCAAAGACTTCTTCCGCTGAACGCTTTCATGTGTACGTGGGTTGTGTAGTTATCGCAAATTACAATTCGTGTTAATATattggtggttttgtttgcatgCTTTGCctttgtttcaatttcaaatttctatTATAATTCTCGATAATAAGTTCGTTTACTTCGTGCTTGTGTTTATATGTAATTCAATTTATCCTaccgcttttttttaaatgttttttatcGCTCCTTacttgtttttgctgttgctttacTATTATAATAGTGTTCTCTTTTTGTTGGACATTTCTATATATTTGACCTACGACCGTCGTTTTGCAGCTGCAGCGCTACGTTTTTGAGTTCAgtaaaatgtgcaaaaaaatTGCGCAAATCGAAAAATAAACGCACCGAAGCGTCACTACGTATCGTCCAGGGAGAGCGCTCCCTGAGTTCGCCCCCATCCACCTTAGTTCAAGCTTAATTGGGTCCTCGTTGTTTACTAACTTCACAACGCACTTCCTCTACTGCTTGTAGGTGTTGGATTAACaccgatctttttttttaacacacacacatcatacaTACTTTGCTGGGACGCGACAGGGATACATAtagcgtgtgtgtctgtgtgcacgGTTACAACACTCCATATACTGTTGTTTAAGGTGTAATGACTTTTGTATGCTTTCTTCATCTAGATCGCTTAAATAATCGTTTCTTGAGCCACTGCATCACAAAGCATATAGTTTCGTTTTTATGATCCGCTTTGTATGATGCATTTTACTATCAACGTGTCACGTTGGAGAGTGACTGGAGGCgtagaaaatgaaacaaaacgcaaaaaGAGAGAGTCTTAGTTTCTCAACATAAATAACAGCTGTTCCCGCAAAACGGTAAAAATGGATAGCAAACGTTTTACAAGAATGAATTCACACTATTTcatgcaaagaaaacaaaaactataaaaaccaaaaatagtatgtttttttaaggaaaaagaGGGGAACcgcaaaaaaatgctttattttttgttttgtactcATAATGCGCGCATCAAaagtttgctttcttttggtCAAAGAACGATTTCAATAAGGCACTCTTGCTCAGTGGATAAATTTTCGCTAACGcaatatgtttgtgtgtttatctcgattttgtttcattctttcgtttgctgctgcttctccacGTCTCTAAACgtcaaaaaatacaaatgctTCAAAAATGTGTCCATCTAATTCGCTCTCATTCGAATTTCACCTGCTATCACACCTATTTTGCATATCATAAATGTGTAATTAAGGCTTTATGCAAAGGAAAGGTATCTACGGAAGAAGCTAAAAAAGCTAACGAAACTGTTAAGCAGTAGTAGAATAAGACTGTTTATGTTAAGCAACGTGTAGCAAAATACAAATGTGCTATATCATGAACCGATCGGGCGGCTACTAGCCAGCCGCAGCAGTAATAGTGTAGTAGTAACGGTAATAGGCAATTCGCAAACGGAAGGCAATTTAAGCTCGCGTGAAAGTAATCGGCCTGCGCTCACAAGTGGAAAATAATCGCAGAATCTATTATCTACAAAGATTTGTCCATTCCACGGCCGGCAGGCGTTCTTCGAATTGGAAGAAAAACTGTTGTAAAACTCTTGTACATATCTCGCCAtatcatcaccaccactaccgcCAGTGCCACAAAATGCAAAAGCAACTCATGTCTGTTGGAGGGGGATGAAGTTGGATTTCTTTCGCCACTAGTTTCAACAAGAGAGGAGAGCGTGTAAAAGCAACAGCTATGCACGCGCGctgcaataataataatagtagtaGTGGATGCTAATAATAGAGTAATATAAGCAGCGATAATAGAACTAGATAAATGATGTTCgattgtttgcttcttttttttgtttgttaataaATAGAGATTCTTTCTCATCTTACATTTCGATTTGCTGGTTTCgcagttttgtgtttgtgtagctCCACTGCATGTACATTTTAGTAGTAGTATAGTATAGTATGGTTGTGTCGGTTTCATATTCAACGTGTGAGTCGTGGcttttaaaaaactaatagtTAACACGCGTGCGTAGTACGACCGAGATGCGATAGGGCAAAGCAAAGAGAACGTACACCTAAACTCTGCTACTAAAACCTCTTCTGCTCGAGGGGGCTCTTCTACTTGAGCTTGTCTTTaagagtgtttgtttgtttgcttgtttcctTGGTTAAACCTATCTTGCCGTCTTTCCTTTGTATCTTGAGCTCACAAAACCTAACCAAGTCCCTTCTTTTACATCCCTCTTTCAAGGTTTGATTACACTGAGCACATACACATCATTTTGTCGATTGCATTTTGCACGCGGGTCATGGAAAGTGGGACTTGCGGTGCCcaaagtgcagcagcagcacgcggAAACGGAAGGTACGTTTTTGTCCAGGAGAAAATGGGGTTGTGAATTGgttttaatgatttaaaaaaaaagtcctttCGTGTCATTTTACATGTAAAAACTAGTACTTACAATAACAggcataataataattttataatattcgaccgtaaaaatgtataaaacaaTCACATTGTTGTGTACGTGCTTTCCAACAGTTCATATTTCTTGCTTCACGCGCTTCCTTCTGGTCTCCAGTTCACGGTTGttacggttttttttaatgatcgttagaattttctgcaatCTTAGTGCAAAAAtgggataaatgaaaatgCTCAAAACTTGATTCCACCTTGTGGTAGAGAACATACATCTCATCGCGGGTACAGTGGAAGGGATGGAATTTttatactaaaaaaaaatccgagcGATACCAACCGGTGATGTGCTCGGACAAATTATTGAACGGGGGTTTTTTATGATGATCATGGTATTTACGTAGTCTTGCATTCACATGAACGGGTGTTTCGATTTATTTTCGCCGTGACGATCGGTGCTGCGGGTTTCACTGTTCCGGATAGCTTAACgaaaactgtcaaaaataagGTTCagtccagtgtgtgtgtgtagtaattTACAAAACATTACTTGTCTCTCCACCAAGTGGTCAATTTTCCTCACACCGCCTAGCTTTCGCTCGATTCCGTTTGCGTTTCATCTTAACTAGAGACAGCATCTACAGTTTGTattggtgtgttttgttgtcgCTTTCGATAAAATTTTCGCTCGACTTTAGCTTGAACTCCGAAATGAGCCTATCTCAGGTATGGGGGGCGCGAGTGATGGAAAAAAAGCTTAAAGCAATcgtactgttgctgctgccgtctCACGAGATCAACTCGTATCGACCAGCGTCGTCGTCGCGGCTGCTGCGGCGGTCCCTACCGGAGGGACGACGGCCGTACTACAGTTGTtgtcatcaccaccaccgacgcCGTTTTGCTGCGCTGCTGGCTCGTCGCTTGCCGGGGCAAATATTTCCACCGCCGTCTGCTGCTGGCTGTTGGCCAGCTTCTGCTTGCGCTTCATTTCCATCAGCTGCTTCCGCTGGGCCTCCCGCTTGGCTGCCGCCAGCGCGGCGGACGCCTTTTTCGCCTCGACACCGTTGCTGCCGTCCGTCACGGTGGAACCGTTCGCTGTGCCGCCGGTTTTGTACGGACGCTTTACCAGCTTGGTGCGCGTCGCTCCTGCCGTCCCATTGCGAGCTGGTGGCGGTGGACTCTTTGGCGCTGGTTTCTACAATGACAAACACAGCAAGAAGGAGATCAAAAAATGAGcggaaatgaaacgaaactgTGCTTTGCTTGACGCAAATTACGCGCGATTCTCCCCTTTCCGTACAGCAAAAGTTTAGTACAAAAAGGAGAACCGGTACTCTTCGTGCTAGAAAACTTACCCGCCAACCATTTTTCCGGAACGAATCAATTTCGGCAAAGCTAGCGTCGACGTTGTTTACCTGCAGCATCACCATGTCCCAGAAGCCTCGCAAATCTTCGCCGGTCGTTTGGAACTTTTCGTCCGGCGATTGGTTGAGGTTCGTGTAGCACAAATCTTGAAAAGCAATTAAAttcacaaaaaaggaaattagTTTCGAGTTTATGTCTGTTTCCTAGATATGAATGCCTTATTTTCCATTGCTGTATTTCGCTTGTTTACGATCGTTTCCTATCAATTTTTCTACTAAAACGGTACGAGTGTGAGGGTgctaaatgaaacaaacactcCGTCGTGTCACCTTCGGCTGTATTAATTAATGCGAAAAATCAAAGCGTAACTCAAAAAAATCGTTACGGGCCGGCCCAacaagaaacacacaaaaacaaggaTAGGAGGAAATAATTGTATGGCCTACACGCGGCAGCGAATAATCAACGCACGAAAGCGTTTGTTTTGATGGTGGCGGCCGGCCATCACCGCCTTTCGCGCGACCATCTATTTATGGATCgatggaatgttttgttttgcctttcccttcccttcgTGCTATTCGTTGACAACATTTCGAGCGAATTATGCGTGAGTGAAATGTGTAATATGTAAACATTCCATCTTTAAAGCAcaaattgtttcaaaattaaaaagcgATGATTAAGCCCCTGAACAAAAGAATAAAGATAGTTTTCAtgtatcaaaattaaaattcttatCAACGTGATCGATTTATCTCTTCAAAGGCAACGACACCATGCGCGTCATTCGACTTCCAACGAATCTACACTATCTGGGCATTAATACTACTACACCGTGCAGCTTTTCTTATCTGTGGATAATCTTTTCCACggtagaaacaaaaacatttagCGCCACGTGACGCTGCGAAAACAGATCTACAAACAAACATCGCCACGCAATACTAACCTtcaaattgtttcattttttgcgAACACAGCAGGCGGGCCTTGCCCACAGCAACCAGGATGTATCCGTTAATGTCCTCGCCGAACTCGACGCCATCGGCCTAAAATTTACATCAGAAAAGAACTATCATCAGCTGCCAATTCATACACTTTAAGGGCGGACAAGACGAGCGGCGGAACGTGCAAGTGGATTGGGAGAGGAACCGGCATACATATGTCTGtcagatgaaaatgaaaatagacaAACATCGTCCGTCTGTGTTTGGTGCTcggaaaaagggggaaaatggAAAGTAGAAGTAAAGAACACCTTACGAAGAGATGAGGTGTAACAACGTTATCACTACCGGGCGCATCTCAATACACTCACATCCTCCCTCTCTTGATCACTCAAACACCTTTCTTGCCCCCGCAATGCGTACCTTCAACAGATTGATTTCTTGCTCCACTTCGTCAGCCATTGCTTTGAGCCGATTCTGTTCAGTTTTTAGGATCCGCAGGAAATGGTTACCGTCCAGcacgatgttgttgttgctgctactaAAGCTACTGTCGTTGCTCCCCTGGCCATTTGTGGTTACCTCGATTGGTTTACCATTTGATTGGATGCCTCCCTCCGCCACAGGATGGACAAAATCGGCCATCGTCGCGACCGCGGGCAACGTGATGCTGCTGGCGGCCACCGGTTCCATTACCACCGTGCTTCCGCCGTTCGCTGTGCGCATATTGTCCGCGACGAACTGACTGCTATTATCACAATTCACAATTTCACCACCGCCAACAACAAGCACTTCCTCCTTCTTCACGCTCACTGCAGGTACAACACTTTCAAGCCCGTTGGTGATGGTGTCACTGCTCTGTCGAACACCGTTCTGTACGCCGTTTTCGATCACACTCGCGGCGACGACTGTCGTCGGCTTTGGCTCGTCAGGTACGACAGTGGCGGCGGCCGTGGCAATGGCGTTACCACCATCGGCAGTCGACATTCGACCAACACCGTTATCGGCCGCGGTTGCCGACGACGGCGACACCACTACCAGCGAGCGCATCTTTTCCTCCACTATCACCGTCTTCGATGACGTTACCGCCGCCATCGATgtcttggtggtggtggtggtcgtcgaCATGTCGGTAGAACTCGAGCGGCTCTGTGACGCGGTTTCGTGATGATGCTGCTCCGTTACGACGCCGGtggtatgctgctgctgctgctttgcctCGGTGATGGTACTGCTGCGTGCACTAGTAGCGTTACTATGGTGATGGTTGCTTGTTAGCAGAGcattctcctcctcctcctcctcctcaacAGCAGTCCGTCCAttagtgctgctgcttgttgtggttgtgtgcGAAGAAATTCGAGCATTTTTCACCACCATGGTGGATCGATTCGTAACCGTCGTGCGATGATCCTGCTCTTCCCGCACCAgggaatgctgctgctgctcgaggtgatcggtgttgctgctgttgccgttcGCTTGCGTGTACCGTTTCGGGCCGGTGGTAAGTGTGACATTCTCTTCCGCAGTGTTGCCATTCGCATGCGTCGCCGCACTGCCGTTGACGGCCGTGGTACGATTCGCCGGCGGTGCTGCCGGTTTCGGCATCTTTTTCGGTGAAAATATTTGCAACTGGGCGCGGAATTCGGGCCGCAAATGTCGCAGCACGGGCAGCGATTCAACGTCCGCCTCGTCGCTG
This sequence is a window from Anopheles merus strain MAF chromosome 3R, AmerM5.1, whole genome shotgun sequence. Protein-coding genes within it:
- the LOC121598117 gene encoding zinc transporter ttm-1-like, with product MTSYIEVSIHSEPEDDDHHDLSDLELQQCNSSGSRQHLLQSITNLSKPDCLFTSAAQSSNESYGKAEKRKLMWATLFTVAFMTAEFVGGYLSGSLAIMTDAAHLLSDCISFVIAIISIWISNRPADARMSFGYRRVEVLGALLSIFGIWALTAVLVVMSANRLIEGDYEIDADTMIIVAILGVVMNIATAFILHGSCSVVPHSHSHGHSHGGHGHHSHSHSHGHSHISRPRSKTPQLIATRLSLSRSCSPLPRRMLRAQSCDEKKCDKLEQLVIPNYPPSPQTGSPLSSRQNSRHNSFALTDHKQRPSLDTILTNARLKLHKESVRHRMSIDAGLNSPDLISSSKLAYSRISTDPESSTRGHSEDEERGGDRLDASFPELHAHHRHHHHQEQHCAEDVVQDDSSNLNVRAAIIHVIGDFIQSIGVLVAAIVIKFAPHLKAFDPICTFVFSLIVLVTTVRIFRDSMRILVDAVPVDVSLERLSAELAYIEGVKMVHDLRVWSVSTAWNVMTVHLMIDPLANASEILATADHIARHDFRIKHSTVQIEKMHF